In Halosegnis marinus, one genomic interval encodes:
- a CDS encoding DUF3194 domain-containing protein, with translation MSDREEPTDEEVVRAASEAAEGLVFSRYAQSEVRDLDVTVTFEDGTLEVDVYLNVPDDDAQERVADEAALAARSAVDELFGE, from the coding sequence ATGAGCGACCGGGAGGAGCCGACCGACGAGGAGGTCGTCCGCGCGGCCAGCGAGGCCGCGGAGGGGCTGGTCTTCTCCCGCTACGCGCAGAGCGAGGTGCGCGACCTCGACGTGACCGTCACCTTCGAAGACGGGACGCTCGAAGTCGACGTGTACCTGAACGTGCCCGACGACGACGCACAGGAGCGGGTGGCCGACGAGGCCGCGCTCGCGGCCCGCTCCGCGGTGGACGAGCTGTTCGGCGAGTAA
- a CDS encoding ATPase domain-containing protein, with translation MTADVERVSSGTPGLDRVLNGGFVRGQTTVVNGGPGTGKTVLALQFLAAGDSGLYIGFEEREEDLRRNAAALGIDLSEVAVLDLSADGDRFFDGEEYTLFPSEEVEGEDLIGEIAAAIDEHAPDRLVVDPLSELRSLLPDDYRFRRNISSLVNEMKRREVTTLCTAQSGEGTDRDLQFLGDATVEIERTTDHRWLEVTKFRGSGFAGGRHTYRIHGGTGGQVYPKLAPGEHSRERERTRLGSGTAELDALLGGGIERGSVTVVSGPSGVGKTTIGSLFLEAAAADGVRAQGYLFEELRDDYLYRCDQLGMNVGERYEDGSLRLEEVESLQRSADELAHDVRVAVEEEGVELVMIDGIPGYRLGLRGDESAEELTRELHALCRYLKRMGVTVILIDEVRNVTGDLTATDQQISYLADNIVFLRYMEVDGEIAKAVGVLKKRFGDFEQSLRSLAIDEGGVRVGDRLTGMRGILTGIPERVDRD, from the coding sequence ATGACCGCGGACGTCGAGCGGGTGTCCTCCGGAACGCCGGGGCTCGATAGGGTGTTGAACGGCGGGTTCGTCCGCGGCCAGACGACGGTCGTGAACGGCGGTCCCGGCACCGGCAAGACGGTGCTCGCGCTCCAGTTCCTCGCCGCGGGGGACAGCGGCCTCTACATCGGCTTCGAGGAGCGCGAGGAAGACCTCCGGCGCAACGCCGCGGCGCTCGGCATCGACCTCTCGGAGGTCGCGGTGCTCGACCTCAGCGCGGACGGCGACCGCTTCTTCGACGGCGAGGAGTACACGCTGTTCCCCTCGGAGGAGGTCGAGGGCGAGGACCTCATCGGCGAGATCGCCGCCGCCATCGACGAGCACGCCCCCGACCGGCTCGTCGTCGACCCGCTCTCCGAACTGCGGTCGCTCCTGCCCGACGACTACCGCTTCCGGCGCAACATCTCCTCGCTCGTCAACGAGATGAAGCGCCGCGAGGTGACGACGCTGTGTACCGCCCAGTCGGGCGAGGGGACGGACCGCGACCTGCAGTTCCTCGGCGACGCCACGGTGGAGATAGAGCGCACCACCGACCACCGCTGGCTCGAAGTGACGAAGTTCCGCGGCTCCGGCTTCGCCGGCGGCCGCCACACCTACCGCATCCACGGCGGGACCGGCGGACAGGTGTACCCGAAGCTCGCCCCCGGCGAGCACAGCCGCGAGCGCGAGCGTACACGGCTCGGCTCCGGCACGGCCGAACTCGACGCCCTGCTCGGCGGCGGCATCGAGCGCGGTTCCGTCACCGTCGTGTCCGGCCCGTCCGGGGTCGGGAAGACGACCATCGGCTCGCTGTTCCTCGAAGCCGCGGCGGCCGACGGCGTCCGGGCACAGGGGTACCTCTTCGAGGAGCTGCGCGACGACTACCTCTACCGCTGCGACCAGCTCGGGATGAACGTCGGCGAGCGCTACGAGGACGGGAGCCTCCGGCTCGAGGAGGTGGAGTCGCTCCAGCGGAGCGCCGACGAGTTGGCTCACGACGTGCGCGTCGCCGTCGAGGAGGAGGGCGTCGAGCTCGTCATGATAGACGGCATCCCGGGCTACCGGCTCGGCCTGCGCGGCGACGAGTCGGCCGAGGAGCTCACCCGCGAGCTCCACGCGCTGTGTCGCTACCTCAAGCGGATGGGCGTCACCGTGATACTCATCGACGAGGTGCGCAACGTGACCGGAGACCTGACCGCGACCGACCAGCAGATAAGCTACCTCGCGGACAACATCGTCTTCCTGCGGTACATGGAGGTGGACGGGGAGATAGCGAAGGCGGTGGGGGTGTTGAAGAAGCGGTTCGGCGACTTCGAGCAGTCGCTGCGGAGCCTCGCCATCGACGAGGGCGGCGTTCGGGTCGGCGACCGCCTCACCGGCATGCGCGGCATCCTCACCGGTATCCCCGAGCGGGTCGACCGGGACTGA
- a CDS encoding DUF192 domain-containing protein, with product MRVVHDPNGRERVLADEVEVAETFLSRARGLMFRRSIPDDYALLFRFDGQATRDLHMVFVPFDIDAVWLADGVVQQVKRLPAWTGRGRAVADTILELPAGAADGVAAGDRIAVQTASTRSSRAQ from the coding sequence GTGCGCGTCGTACACGACCCCAACGGGCGCGAGCGCGTCCTCGCCGACGAGGTCGAGGTGGCGGAGACGTTCCTCTCGCGGGCGCGGGGGCTGATGTTCCGGCGGTCGATACCCGACGACTACGCGCTCCTGTTCCGGTTCGACGGACAGGCGACGCGCGACCTCCACATGGTGTTCGTGCCCTTCGATATCGACGCCGTCTGGCTCGCGGACGGCGTCGTCCAGCAGGTGAAACGACTCCCGGCGTGGACCGGGCGCGGGAGGGCCGTCGCCGACACGATACTCGAACTGCCGGCGGGCGCGGCCGACGGCGTGGCGGCGGGGGACCGAATCGCGGTTCAGACCGCCTCGACGCGGAGCAGTCGCGCCCAGTAG
- a CDS encoding prefoldin subunit beta: MQGNLPPEAQEKIEELQDLQETAQQVAAQKQQAETTLRESETALEALEGLDEDTEMYREVGELLVATEYDEAYEALEEKVDSLEIRTETLGKQEERVQEQFESLQQELQQMLQQGGGMGGPQGPQGPGGA; this comes from the coding sequence ATGCAGGGTAACCTTCCGCCGGAGGCCCAGGAGAAGATCGAGGAGCTACAGGACCTTCAGGAGACGGCCCAGCAGGTCGCCGCCCAGAAGCAGCAGGCCGAGACGACGCTGCGCGAGTCCGAGACGGCGCTCGAAGCGCTGGAGGGGCTCGACGAGGACACCGAGATGTACCGCGAGGTCGGCGAACTGCTCGTCGCCACGGAGTACGACGAGGCGTACGAGGCGCTGGAGGAGAAGGTCGACTCGCTGGAGATCCGCACCGAGACGCTCGGCAAGCAGGAGGAGCGCGTCCAGGAGCAGTTCGAGAGCCTCCAGCAGGAGCTCCAGCAGATGCTCCAGCAGGGCGGCGGCATGGGCGGCCCGCAGGGCCCGCAGGGCCCCGGCGGCGCGTAA
- a CDS encoding pyridoxamine 5'-phosphate oxidase family protein, translating into MHVVENTLGVEVGVFLARPLFAHLATASPEGPRDSPVWYLWDDGDETLWIDADTASNTFTDRIEADPRCAVGVVDSEPERGLIQHVGVRGRATVEPFDRERAERLYARYLGPDVERWDARFSTYIRDPPPTAALVRVEPETVVARDQSYRPAPGY; encoded by the coding sequence ATGCACGTCGTCGAGAACACGCTGGGCGTCGAGGTGGGAGTGTTCCTCGCCCGGCCGTTGTTCGCGCACCTCGCCACGGCCTCTCCGGAGGGGCCGCGGGACTCGCCGGTCTGGTATCTGTGGGACGACGGGGACGAGACGTTGTGGATAGACGCCGACACGGCCTCGAACACGTTCACCGACCGCATCGAGGCGGACCCGCGGTGTGCGGTCGGGGTCGTGGACTCGGAACCGGAACGGGGCCTCATCCAGCACGTCGGGGTGCGGGGCCGCGCGACGGTCGAACCGTTCGACCGCGAGCGGGCCGAACGGCTCTACGCGCGGTATCTCGGCCCCGACGTGGAGCGGTGGGACGCGCGCTTCTCGACGTACATCCGCGACCCGCCGCCGACGGCCGCGCTGGTGCGCGTCGAGCCGGAAACGGTCGTCGCGCGCGACCAGTCGTACCGGCCCGCGCCGGGCTACTGA
- a CDS encoding DUF2103 domain-containing protein, giving the protein MECRQCGTPLERPGDFCLTCREPNAEVAVLDLDRDRATVTCLYDGEVVAERTVTTRPEDDPEQEPRELRNFAGLVADEVHRKRPEEVYAAGDRDVLSAVRGELHYTLYRVADEDPVEAVRARQGDAPLEVVDKAPAEKLGGSHTTLIGKRAGRRAISTVGEHPNVKKIIPGPIDAGGSGSRSGVRAKATRADENGNVRLLLRDGSSVQENRVVTTAGDRETGERLRDDLNGALRDAELQE; this is encoded by the coding sequence ATGGAGTGTCGACAGTGTGGGACGCCGCTCGAACGGCCGGGCGACTTCTGTCTCACCTGTCGCGAGCCGAACGCCGAGGTCGCGGTGCTGGACCTGGACCGCGACCGCGCGACGGTCACCTGTCTGTACGACGGCGAGGTGGTCGCCGAACGCACGGTGACCACGCGCCCGGAGGACGACCCCGAGCAGGAACCGCGCGAACTGCGGAACTTCGCCGGCCTCGTCGCCGACGAGGTCCACCGCAAGCGCCCCGAGGAGGTGTACGCAGCCGGCGACCGCGACGTGCTGTCCGCCGTCCGGGGCGAACTCCACTACACCCTCTACCGCGTGGCCGACGAGGACCCCGTCGAGGCCGTTCGGGCCCGGCAGGGCGACGCCCCGCTGGAGGTCGTGGACAAAGCGCCCGCGGAGAAACTCGGCGGGAGCCACACCACCCTCATCGGGAAGCGCGCGGGCCGGCGGGCCATCAGCACCGTCGGCGAACACCCCAACGTCAAGAAGATAATCCCGGGCCCCATCGACGCCGGCGGCTCCGGGTCGCGCTCCGGGGTGCGCGCGAAGGCGACCCGCGCCGACGAGAACGGCAACGTCCGCCTGCTGCTGCGCGACGGCTCGTCGGTGCAGGAGAACCGCGTGGTCACGACGGCGGGCGACCGCGAGACGGGCGAGCGCCTGCGCGACGACCTCAACGGCGCGCTCCGCGACGCGGAGCTACAGGAGTAG
- a CDS encoding DNA-directed RNA polymerase subunit P, with translation MMYKCSRCKRDVSLDEYGGVRCPYCGHRVLLKERSRDIKTIEVE, from the coding sequence ATAATGTACAAGTGTTCCCGCTGTAAGCGCGACGTCAGCCTCGACGAGTACGGCGGCGTTCGCTGTCCGTACTGCGGCCACCGCGTCCTGCTGAAGGAGCGGAGCCGCGACATCAAGACCATCGAGGTCGAGTAG
- a CDS encoding KEOPS complex subunit Pcc1, translating to MPRPHAATLVFEYPDPEAAALVEASVAQELDEIAGDRTEASLARDGADLTVEVAADDLTALRAGLNTWTTLVAVAESVGGT from the coding sequence TTGCCGCGCCCGCACGCCGCGACGCTCGTTTTCGAGTATCCCGACCCGGAAGCCGCGGCGCTGGTCGAAGCCAGCGTCGCGCAGGAACTCGACGAGATAGCGGGCGACCGCACCGAGGCGTCGCTCGCCCGCGACGGCGCGGACCTGACCGTCGAGGTCGCGGCCGACGACCTCACCGCCCTGCGCGCGGGGCTCAACACGTGGACGACGCTGGTGGCGGTCGCGGAGTCGGTCGGCGGGACCTGA
- a CDS encoding DUF2070 family protein, with protein MTATQGDLASLSRFIFRAPSWYSSLAFALFIAALAGVAAFDSRFVLEDAWQGVFFIGIPTVVASGLTPYVDRKLGGQLTPNRASLLALVCELVVVGVLVVAGVVAVLSARLGQGFVFDALIASLAGVFALRLLVVMAVSHRSPLRASVPAGIQTAAAGVLLFVYSGTMRFLEIGGPLAMSYLSRPQRAPEELLVIVPSDFLLLAGMCVLYAGAVTVFVAVIDRPWKQSMGISVLDFLRGFVGHIAEGTRELEDFFEQIGEEAVVPVTVLAFRTEEGEKARFVLPMIHPGPMGDIGGGNLPERVARQADGLAFPPHATAGHDFNLVTSREVDTILAAADRAMERLEYHGDATESVRVEQGEATLLAQAFGDDAFMTATYAPGFADDVEYAVGLSAQAEARRGGLENVMLADAHNCNNGLEGEDLGHVVPGSKRSFDMIEGARAAGDGLAGSERHPLKLGIAWDRTRWEPLDGIGPLGVRVAVTETNGQRTAYVLVDGNNMEPGLRDDIVATVERRVDLAEVLTTDTHIVNTVEASNQVGERMDGDELRSLVAELVDDAVADLEPVEAGMATERAEVTVFGNDRTEALASHANAMVQMGGALAAAFVLAVTAVSVVVFFLA; from the coding sequence ATGACCGCGACTCAGGGCGACCTCGCGTCGCTTTCGCGGTTCATCTTCCGGGCGCCCAGCTGGTACTCCAGCCTGGCGTTCGCGCTGTTCATCGCGGCGCTCGCGGGCGTCGCCGCCTTCGACTCGCGGTTCGTGCTGGAGGACGCCTGGCAGGGCGTCTTCTTCATCGGCATCCCCACCGTCGTCGCCAGCGGCCTCACCCCCTACGTGGACCGGAAGCTGGGGGGCCAGCTCACCCCGAACCGGGCCTCCCTGCTCGCGCTCGTCTGCGAACTCGTCGTCGTCGGCGTGCTCGTGGTCGCGGGCGTCGTCGCCGTCCTCTCGGCGCGGCTCGGACAGGGGTTCGTCTTCGACGCGCTCATCGCCTCGCTCGCGGGCGTGTTCGCCCTCCGCCTGCTCGTCGTGATGGCCGTCTCCCACCGCTCGCCGCTGCGCGCGAGCGTCCCCGCCGGCATCCAGACCGCCGCCGCGGGCGTCCTCCTGTTCGTCTACAGCGGGACGATGCGCTTCCTGGAGATCGGCGGCCCGCTCGCCATGTCGTACCTCTCGCGCCCCCAGCGCGCCCCCGAGGAACTGCTCGTCATCGTCCCGAGCGACTTCCTCCTGCTTGCCGGGATGTGCGTGCTGTACGCGGGGGCCGTGACCGTCTTCGTCGCCGTCATCGACCGGCCGTGGAAGCAGTCGATGGGCATCTCCGTGCTCGACTTCCTGCGCGGCTTCGTCGGCCACATCGCCGAGGGGACCCGCGAACTGGAGGACTTCTTCGAGCAGATCGGCGAGGAGGCCGTCGTCCCGGTCACCGTCCTCGCCTTCCGCACCGAGGAGGGGGAGAAGGCCCGGTTCGTCCTCCCGATGATACACCCCGGCCCGATGGGCGACATCGGCGGCGGGAACCTCCCCGAGCGGGTCGCCCGGCAGGCCGACGGGCTGGCGTTCCCGCCCCACGCCACCGCCGGCCACGACTTCAACCTCGTCACGTCCCGGGAGGTCGATACCATCCTCGCGGCGGCCGACCGCGCGATGGAGCGGCTGGAGTACCACGGCGACGCGACCGAGAGCGTCCGCGTCGAGCAGGGCGAGGCGACCCTGCTCGCGCAGGCGTTCGGCGACGACGCGTTCATGACCGCCACCTACGCGCCCGGCTTCGCCGACGACGTGGAGTACGCGGTCGGCCTCTCCGCGCAGGCGGAGGCCCGCCGCGGCGGCCTGGAGAACGTGATGCTCGCCGACGCGCACAACTGTAACAACGGGCTGGAGGGCGAGGACCTCGGCCACGTCGTCCCCGGCTCGAAGCGCTCGTTCGACATGATAGAGGGGGCACGCGCCGCCGGCGACGGGCTGGCCGGCTCGGAGCGCCATCCCCTGAAGCTCGGCATCGCGTGGGACCGGACCCGGTGGGAGCCGCTCGACGGCATCGGCCCGCTCGGCGTCCGCGTCGCCGTCACGGAGACGAACGGCCAGCGCACCGCCTACGTGCTGGTGGACGGCAACAACATGGAGCCGGGCCTGCGCGACGACATCGTCGCGACCGTCGAGCGCCGCGTGGACCTCGCGGAGGTGCTCACGACCGACACCCACATCGTCAACACCGTCGAGGCGTCCAATCAGGTCGGCGAGCGGATGGACGGCGACGAACTCCGGTCGCTCGTCGCCGAACTCGTGGACGACGCCGTCGCGGACCTCGAACCCGTCGAGGCCGGGATGGCGACCGAGCGCGCCGAGGTGACGGTGTTCGGCAACGACCGCACCGAGGCGCTGGCCTCCCACGCGAACGCGATGGTCCAGATGGGCGGCGCGCTCGCGGCGGCGTTCGTGCTCGCGGTGACGGCCGTCTCCGTGGTCGTGTTCTTCCTCGCGTGA
- a CDS encoding 50S ribosomal protein L37ae, producing the protein MIPRRFPFGTMAKSKTGSAGRFGARYGRVARRRVAEIEADTNEDHACPSCGEDRVDRKGTGIWQCGACGHKFAGGSYRPETPAGRTVRRSLRAALGDEE; encoded by the coding sequence ATGATTCCGAGGCGGTTTCCTTTCGGTACTATGGCCAAGAGCAAGACCGGCAGCGCCGGTCGGTTCGGCGCGCGCTACGGCCGCGTCGCCCGTCGTCGCGTCGCGGAGATCGAGGCGGACACGAACGAGGACCACGCCTGCCCCTCGTGTGGCGAGGACCGCGTGGACCGGAAGGGCACCGGCATCTGGCAGTGCGGCGCGTGCGGCCACAAGTTCGCCGGCGGCTCCTACCGCCCGGAGACGCCCGCCGGCCGCACCGTGCGCCGCTCGCTGCGCGCCGCGCTCGGCGACGAGGAATAA
- a CDS encoding class I SAM-dependent methyltransferase, whose product MLDEREDAYGAVVRDHHAGEEPVEIIERDDGWIGVSAGAGLYFAEYEDWSGHERAGIDRAEGRVLDVGCGAGRVGLYLQDRGHEVVGIDVSPGAVEVSRDRGLDARGLDAADARDLDGEFDTVVMYGNNFGLVGTRATAPRILGGLAAVTSDDARILAATRDPYATDEPAHTEYHDFNRERGRLGGALRIRTRYGRRATPWFDYLMVSPAEMREVLAPTAWELHEVVEPNALDGSGGYVADVRKA is encoded by the coding sequence ATGCTGGACGAGCGCGAGGACGCCTACGGCGCCGTCGTCCGTGACCACCACGCCGGCGAGGAGCCCGTCGAGATAATCGAGCGCGACGACGGCTGGATCGGCGTCTCCGCCGGCGCGGGGTTGTACTTCGCCGAGTACGAGGACTGGAGCGGCCACGAGCGCGCGGGCATCGACCGCGCCGAGGGGCGCGTCCTCGACGTCGGCTGTGGCGCGGGCCGCGTCGGGCTCTACTTGCAGGACCGGGGCCACGAGGTCGTCGGCATCGACGTGTCGCCGGGCGCGGTCGAGGTGAGCCGCGACCGCGGCCTCGACGCCCGGGGGCTGGACGCCGCCGACGCGCGCGACCTGGACGGCGAGTTCGACACCGTCGTCATGTACGGCAACAACTTCGGACTGGTCGGGACACGCGCGACGGCCCCGCGAATCCTCGGCGGTCTCGCCGCGGTGACGAGCGACGACGCGCGCATCCTCGCGGCGACGCGGGACCCCTACGCGACCGACGAACCGGCCCACACCGAGTACCACGACTTCAACCGCGAGCGGGGGCGGCTCGGCGGTGCGCTCCGCATCCGCACGCGGTACGGGCGGCGCGCCACGCCGTGGTTCGACTACCTCATGGTCTCGCCCGCGGAGATGCGCGAGGTGCTCGCCCCGACGGCGTGGGAACTCCACGAGGTGGTCGAGCCGAACGCGCTGGACGGGTCCGGCGGCTACGTCGCGGACGTCCGCAAGGCCTGA
- the truD gene encoding tRNA pseudouridine(13) synthase TruD — protein sequence MREAHDRERATGVEWYVSDADGTGGRLRATPEDFRVRELEAFDYEPLDADPGSYAHLVFRATLRAWDTNDFAGALASKLGISRERVSWAGTKDKRAVTTQLFSVEGIEDADALPELDEADIEPLGRAGRPVLFGDLAGNAFDITVSAPDAPGNADAITEQLRGFAGHEPSEGGVGVPNFFGPQRFGASRPVTHEVGLALLRGDPEAAVWQYVCATSETEPEASSEARAAVADGWGSDWGELTERLPGRLRYERSLLQGLAESDAAGEERFRDALERLPSNLRRLFVHAAQSYAFNRMLSARLERGLPFDAAVAGDVVCFADRDAPEGLPLPDPDRTQRVTEGRVDTVNRHVERGRAFVTAPLVGTDTDLADGEQGEIERAVLDDMDLAPDDFALPGEFASSGTRRAILLTSDLDASTDPLSFSFRLPKGSYATTLLREYLKTDPGSLA from the coding sequence ATGCGCGAGGCACACGACCGCGAGCGGGCGACGGGCGTCGAGTGGTACGTCAGCGACGCGGACGGGACGGGCGGTCGGCTCCGCGCGACGCCGGAGGACTTCCGGGTGCGCGAACTGGAGGCGTTCGACTACGAGCCGCTGGACGCCGACCCCGGCTCGTACGCCCACCTCGTCTTCCGGGCGACGCTGCGCGCGTGGGACACCAACGACTTCGCGGGCGCGCTCGCCTCGAAGCTCGGCATCTCCCGCGAGCGCGTCTCGTGGGCCGGAACGAAGGACAAGCGCGCCGTGACGACACAGCTGTTCTCCGTGGAGGGCATCGAGGACGCCGACGCGCTCCCCGAACTCGACGAGGCGGACATCGAGCCGCTCGGGCGCGCCGGGCGGCCGGTGCTGTTCGGCGACCTCGCGGGCAACGCCTTCGACATAACGGTCTCGGCGCCCGACGCGCCCGGAAACGCCGACGCGATAACCGAGCAGTTGCGCGGGTTCGCGGGGCACGAGCCGAGCGAGGGCGGCGTCGGCGTCCCGAACTTCTTCGGCCCGCAGCGGTTCGGCGCGTCGCGGCCCGTCACCCACGAGGTCGGGCTCGCGCTCCTGCGCGGCGACCCCGAGGCGGCCGTGTGGCAGTACGTCTGTGCGACGAGCGAGACCGAGCCCGAGGCATCGAGCGAGGCGCGCGCGGCGGTCGCCGACGGCTGGGGGAGCGACTGGGGCGAACTCACCGAGCGGCTCCCCGGACGGCTCCGATACGAGCGGTCGCTGCTGCAGGGCCTCGCGGAGTCGGACGCCGCGGGCGAGGAGCGGTTCCGCGACGCGCTCGAACGGCTCCCGTCGAACCTCCGGCGGCTGTTCGTCCACGCCGCGCAGTCGTACGCGTTCAACCGGATGCTCTCCGCGCGGCTGGAGCGGGGGCTCCCCTTCGACGCGGCGGTCGCGGGCGACGTGGTGTGCTTCGCCGACCGGGACGCGCCGGAGGGGCTGCCGCTCCCGGACCCCGACCGCACCCAGCGCGTCACCGAGGGCCGTGTCGATACCGTGAACCGCCACGTCGAGCGCGGGCGGGCGTTCGTCACCGCGCCGCTCGTCGGCACGGACACAGACCTCGCGGACGGCGAGCAGGGCGAGATAGAGCGCGCGGTCCTCGACGACATGGACCTCGCGCCCGACGACTTCGCGCTCCCCGGCGAGTTCGCGTCGAGCGGGACCCGCCGGGCGATACTCCTGACGAGCGACCTCGACGCGTCCACCGACCCGCTCTCCTTCTCCTTCCGGCTCCCGAAGGGGTCGTACGCCACCACGCTCCTCCGGGAGTACCTCAAGACGGACCCCGGCTCGCTCGCCTGA
- a CDS encoding AAA family ATPase, producing MDIDAAHEDCAAVLDEVAGAVIAERSFLETVLTGAVAGGHVLLEDVPGTGKTLTARSFADALGLSFSRVQFTPDLLPADVTGSYVFDEREREFEFREGPVFANVVLADEINRAPPKTQAALLEAMEEEQVTVDGTTHELPTPFFVIATQNPVEQEGTFSLPEAQLDRFAVKSGVGYPADEDEEVELLRRRSGRAERSPSVERVLSPERVERLRAVPEGVRVEEDLLRYIAAVARATREDRRVEVGVSPRGTQRLFEVARARAVVEGRDFVTPDDVRTVAPATLAHRLVLTPDATVENVAKRAVVAETLEGVPVPTL from the coding sequence ATGGATATCGACGCGGCCCACGAGGACTGCGCGGCGGTCCTCGACGAGGTCGCCGGCGCGGTCATCGCGGAGCGGTCGTTCCTCGAAACGGTCCTCACCGGCGCGGTCGCCGGCGGCCACGTCCTGCTGGAGGACGTGCCGGGGACGGGCAAGACGCTCACGGCCCGCTCCTTCGCCGACGCGCTCGGCCTCTCCTTCTCTCGCGTGCAGTTCACGCCCGACCTCCTCCCCGCGGACGTGACCGGCTCGTACGTGTTCGACGAGCGCGAGCGCGAGTTCGAGTTCCGGGAGGGGCCCGTCTTCGCGAACGTGGTGCTCGCCGACGAGATCAACCGCGCGCCGCCGAAGACGCAGGCGGCCCTCCTCGAAGCGATGGAGGAGGAACAGGTCACGGTGGACGGGACGACCCACGAACTGCCGACCCCCTTCTTCGTCATCGCGACACAGAACCCCGTCGAGCAGGAGGGGACCTTCTCGCTGCCGGAGGCGCAACTCGACCGCTTCGCCGTCAAGAGCGGCGTCGGCTACCCCGCCGACGAGGACGAGGAGGTCGAACTGTTGCGCCGGCGCTCCGGGCGCGCGGAGCGGTCCCCCTCCGTCGAGCGGGTGCTCTCGCCCGAGCGCGTCGAACGGCTCCGCGCCGTCCCCGAGGGCGTCCGCGTCGAGGAGGACCTGCTGCGCTACATCGCGGCCGTGGCGCGGGCGACCCGCGAGGACCGCCGCGTCGAGGTGGGCGTCTCCCCGCGCGGCACCCAGCGGCTCTTCGAGGTGGCGCGGGCCCGCGCCGTCGTGGAGGGACGCGACTTCGTCACGCCCGACGACGTCCGCACCGTCGCGCCCGCCACGCTGGCTCATCGGCTGGTCCTCACCCCCGACGCGACCGTCGAGAACGTCGCGAAGCGGGCCGTGGTCGCGGAGACGCTGGAGGGCGTGCCCGTGCCGACGCTGTAA
- a CDS encoding enoyl-CoA hydratase/isomerase family protein — protein sequence MEAIGGGLATLDIDDHRADVTLSRPEKRNAMTTDLMKDLALALERADAHEDVRSIALLGEGPVFCAGMDLHMMRSRGDPDSGVERDTFPDLLDTLDSVSVPTVAGIKRAAPAGAFELTLPCDFRVLGSEATYGVIEVKLGTFPHGGATQRLPRLVGLAKAKELVLSGEFIDPAEAEACGLVNEVVPDEEVDDAARALADSLAENAPLGMERAKRALNAALDTPLDEGLQLERALGREIDDTHDYREGFEARIEDREPTFEGR from the coding sequence ATGGAAGCCATCGGCGGCGGACTGGCGACGCTCGACATCGACGACCACCGCGCGGACGTGACGCTCTCGCGGCCCGAGAAGCGCAACGCGATGACGACCGACCTGATGAAGGACCTCGCGCTCGCGCTCGAACGCGCCGACGCCCACGAGGACGTGCGGTCCATCGCCCTGCTCGGCGAGGGGCCGGTGTTCTGTGCGGGGATGGACCTCCACATGATGCGCAGCCGCGGTGACCCCGACTCGGGCGTCGAGCGCGACACCTTCCCCGACCTGCTCGACACGCTCGACTCGGTGTCGGTGCCGACGGTCGCGGGCATCAAGCGTGCCGCGCCGGCCGGCGCGTTCGAACTCACCCTCCCCTGCGACTTCCGCGTGCTCGGGAGCGAGGCGACCTACGGCGTCATCGAGGTGAAACTGGGGACGTTCCCGCACGGCGGCGCGACCCAGCGGCTCCCGCGGCTCGTCGGGCTGGCGAAGGCGAAGGAACTCGTCCTCTCGGGTGAGTTCATCGACCCGGCGGAGGCCGAGGCCTGCGGGCTGGTGAACGAGGTCGTCCCCGACGAGGAGGTGGACGACGCGGCGCGCGCGCTCGCGGACTCGCTCGCCGAGAACGCCCCGCTCGGGATGGAACGGGCCAAGCGCGCGCTCAACGCCGCGCTCGACACGCCGCTCGACGAGGGGCTCCAGCTGGAGCGGGCGCTCGGCCGGGAGATAGACGACACCCACGACTACCGCGAGGGGTTCGAGGCGCGCATCGAGGACCGCGAGCCGACGTTCGAGGGCCGATAG